From a single Loigolactobacillus coryniformis subsp. coryniformis KCTC 3167 = DSM 20001 genomic region:
- the rpoC gene encoding DNA-directed RNA polymerase subunit beta' produces MIDVNKFESMQIGLASPDKIRSWSYGEVKKPETINYRTLKPERDGLFDERIFGPTKDWECACGKYKRIRYKGIVCDRCGVEVTRSKVRRERMGHIELAAPVSHIWYFKGIPSRMGLVLDMSPRALEEIIYFASYVVIDPGDTVLEKKQLLTEREYREKYDQYGKGFKAAMGAEAIKELLNDVDLEKEVGELKEDLKTAQGQKRTRAVRRLDILEAFRQSGNEPSWMVMDAIPVIPPDLRPMVQLEGGRFATSDLNDLYRRVINRNNRLKRLLDLNAPNIIVQNEKRMLQEAVDALIDNGRRGRPVTGPGNRPLKSLSHMLKGKQGRFRQNLLGKRVDYSGRSVIDVGPTLKFYQCGLPREMALELFKPFVMRELVKRELASNIKNAKRKIDRRDDDIWDVLEDVIKEHPVLLNRAPTLHRLGIQAFEPVLVDGKSIRLHPLACEAYNADFDGDQMAIHVPLSDEAQAEARLLMLAAHHILAPKDGKPIATPSQDVVLGNYFLTSEEAGVIGEGMIFKDSNEVLMALQNGYVQLHTRIGLATNSLPDKPFTPEQRQKVMLTSVGKVMFNEILPKDLVYLNEPTNGNLMEGIDDKFFVEPGTDVKALLADRDLIAPFGKGFLADIIAQVFNVYRVTETSELLDRMKTLGYTQATNSGITVGVADVKDLPEKPALVADAHKQVATITKQFRRGLITDEERYQRVIGVWNGVKDQIQKRLMDNMPANNPIFMMSDSGARGNVSNFTQLAGMRGLMAAPNGQIMELPVISNFREGLSVMEMFISTHGARKGMTDTALKTANSGYLTRRLVDVAQDVIIRDEDCGTDRGLDVSAITEGNEVIEPLYDRLLGRYTMKSVFNPETGAEIVGKNVMIDEVIAQQIIDAGVKTVTIRSVFTCNTEHGVCKYCYGRNLATGETVEVGEAVGTVAAQSIGEPGTQLTMRTFHTGGVAGGDITQGLPRVQEIMEARNPKGLATITEVTGEITAIDENPADHTKEITVQGETDTRTYSVPFTARVRVQEGDYIHRGEALTGGSIDPKQLLQVRDRLSTEIYMLREIQRVYRSQGVEVSDKHMEVMVRQMLRKVRIMDPGDTDILPGTLMDIADFKRQNYKTLISGGIPATSRPVLLGITKAALETNSFLSAASFQETTRVLTDAAIRGKNDPLLGLKENVIIGKIIPAGTGMAKYRHMEPKGVGAVSQNVYSISDLEEKMASDNKDQSK; encoded by the coding sequence GTGATAGACGTCAATAAATTTGAGAGTATGCAGATTGGTTTGGCATCTCCCGATAAAATTCGTAGTTGGTCTTATGGCGAAGTAAAAAAGCCTGAAACGATCAACTACCGGACACTCAAACCAGAGCGTGATGGTTTGTTCGACGAACGTATCTTCGGACCAACCAAAGACTGGGAATGTGCCTGCGGTAAGTACAAACGGATCCGTTACAAGGGGATCGTCTGTGACCGTTGTGGTGTCGAGGTTACCCGCTCTAAAGTACGTCGTGAACGGATGGGTCATATTGAATTAGCTGCCCCCGTTTCACATATCTGGTACTTCAAAGGTATCCCTAGCCGGATGGGCTTAGTTTTAGACATGAGCCCACGTGCCTTAGAAGAAATCATTTATTTCGCATCATATGTCGTTATCGATCCTGGCGACACAGTATTAGAAAAGAAACAATTACTGACTGAACGTGAATATCGTGAAAAATATGACCAATATGGCAAAGGCTTCAAAGCAGCAATGGGCGCTGAAGCCATCAAGGAATTATTAAACGATGTTGACCTTGAAAAAGAAGTCGGTGAATTGAAGGAAGATTTGAAGACTGCCCAAGGCCAAAAGCGGACACGTGCCGTTCGTCGCTTGGACATTTTGGAAGCTTTCCGTCAATCTGGTAATGAACCAAGTTGGATGGTTATGGATGCAATTCCTGTCATTCCACCTGATTTACGGCCAATGGTTCAGTTGGAAGGTGGTCGTTTTGCGACTTCCGATCTGAACGACTTATACCGGCGGGTTATTAACCGGAATAACCGTTTGAAGCGTTTATTGGACTTAAATGCACCAAATATTATCGTACAAAACGAAAAGCGGATGTTACAAGAAGCCGTTGATGCGTTGATCGATAATGGTCGCCGTGGCCGTCCCGTAACGGGTCCTGGTAACCGTCCATTGAAGTCACTTTCCCATATGTTAAAGGGTAAGCAAGGACGTTTCCGTCAGAACTTGTTAGGTAAGCGTGTCGATTATTCTGGTCGTTCGGTTATTGATGTCGGCCCTACCTTGAAGTTCTATCAATGTGGTTTACCACGTGAAATGGCGTTGGAATTATTCAAGCCATTTGTTATGCGCGAATTGGTTAAACGCGAATTAGCTTCTAACATTAAGAACGCTAAGCGTAAGATCGATCGCCGTGATGATGATATCTGGGATGTTTTAGAAGACGTGATCAAGGAACATCCAGTTCTATTGAACCGCGCACCTACATTGCATCGTTTGGGTATTCAAGCGTTCGAACCTGTCTTGGTTGATGGTAAGTCAATTCGTTTACACCCATTGGCTTGTGAAGCTTATAATGCCGATTTTGATGGTGATCAGATGGCGATCCACGTGCCTTTATCTGATGAAGCACAAGCAGAAGCTCGTTTGCTGATGTTAGCTGCCCACCATATCTTGGCACCTAAAGATGGTAAGCCAATCGCAACACCTTCACAGGACGTTGTGCTAGGTAACTACTTCTTAACTTCTGAAGAAGCAGGGGTTATCGGTGAAGGTATGATCTTCAAAGATAGCAATGAAGTTTTGATGGCCTTACAAAATGGTTATGTGCAATTGCATACTCGGATCGGTTTGGCAACCAACTCATTACCTGACAAACCATTTACGCCAGAACAACGGCAAAAAGTGATGTTGACATCAGTTGGTAAAGTCATGTTCAACGAGATCTTGCCAAAGGATTTAGTTTACTTGAACGAACCAACTAATGGTAACTTGATGGAAGGTATCGACGACAAATTCTTTGTTGAACCTGGTACTGACGTTAAAGCTTTGTTAGCTGATCGTGATTTGATTGCACCATTTGGTAAAGGCTTCTTAGCTGATATCATTGCCCAAGTCTTTAATGTTTATCGGGTAACGGAAACTTCTGAACTACTTGATCGGATGAAGACTTTAGGTTACACGCAGGCAACCAATTCTGGGATCACAGTCGGTGTCGCCGATGTCAAAGATTTACCAGAAAAACCTGCTTTGGTGGCTGATGCACATAAACAAGTTGCAACGATCACTAAGCAGTTCCGTCGTGGTTTGATCACCGATGAAGAACGTTACCAACGTGTTATCGGCGTTTGGAACGGTGTCAAAGATCAGATCCAGAAACGACTAATGGACAACATGCCAGCTAATAACCCAATCTTCATGATGAGTGATTCTGGTGCCCGTGGTAACGTGTCTAACTTTACACAGTTAGCCGGTATGCGTGGCTTGATGGCCGCACCTAATGGTCAGATCATGGAATTGCCTGTCATTTCTAACTTCCGTGAAGGCTTATCCGTCATGGAAATGTTTATCTCGACCCATGGTGCCCGTAAAGGGATGACCGATACGGCGTTGAAGACCGCTAACTCCGGTTACTTAACTCGTCGTTTGGTCGATGTAGCTCAGGATGTCATCATTCGTGATGAAGACTGTGGTACTGATCGTGGTTTAGATGTTTCTGCCATTACAGAAGGTAACGAAGTGATCGAACCGTTATACGATCGTCTCTTAGGTCGTTATACGATGAAGTCAGTCTTTAATCCTGAAACTGGGGCAGAAATCGTTGGTAAGAACGTTATGATCGACGAAGTCATTGCACAACAAATTATTGATGCTGGCGTTAAAACTGTCACAATTCGTTCGGTCTTCACATGTAACACTGAACATGGTGTCTGCAAGTATTGTTATGGTCGTAACTTGGCAACTGGGGAAACGGTTGAAGTTGGTGAAGCAGTAGGTACTGTCGCTGCGCAATCAATCGGTGAACCTGGTACTCAGTTAACCATGCGTACATTCCATACCGGTGGTGTTGCCGGGGGCGATATTACCCAAGGGTTGCCGCGTGTGCAAGAAATTATGGAAGCACGTAATCCTAAAGGTTTGGCGACTATTACTGAAGTTACTGGTGAAATTACGGCAATCGATGAAAATCCTGCTGATCACACGAAAGAAATCACGGTCCAAGGTGAAACGGATACGCGGACTTATAGCGTACCATTTACCGCACGTGTACGAGTTCAAGAAGGCGACTATATCCATCGCGGTGAAGCTTTAACTGGTGGTTCAATTGATCCTAAACAGTTATTGCAAGTTCGCGATCGGCTTTCAACGGAAATCTACATGTTACGTGAAATCCAACGTGTTTACCGGTCACAGGGTGTTGAAGTGTCTGATAAGCATATGGAAGTTATGGTTCGGCAGATGTTACGTAAAGTTCGGATCATGGATCCAGGCGATACCGACATCTTACCTGGTACTTTAATGGATATTGCCGACTTCAAACGTCAAAACTATAAGACTTTGATCTCCGGTGGTATTCCTGCGACTTCACGGCCAGTCTTGTTAGGGATTACTAAGGCAGCCTTGGAAACAAATAGTTTCTTATCTGCGGCTTCCTTCCAGGAAACAACGCGTGTCTTAACTGATGCGGCAATTCGTGGTAAAAATGATCCATTACTTGGTTTGAAGGAAAATGTTATTATCGGTAAGATTATTCCTGCTGGTACTGGTATGGCGAAGTATCGTCATATGGAACCAAAAGGCGTCGGTGCCGTATCACAAAATGTCTACTCAATCAGTGATTTAGAAGAGAAGATGGCAAGTGATAACAAGGACCAATCCAAATAA
- a CDS encoding IS4 family transposase, producing MASIPQNKIEKSSFKIITQFCALAHLPALVRLLNDHRHSNVSLTAILIWLLKVIFQRRTLYRAEAPGMCTKRTVYNILNDGRINWQRLSCLLAQRVITGLAQWLDARKSGALIIDDTLISRLNAKQTELLANTFDHDRQRYLKGYRGLTLAWSNGQLVLPVTTAVLSSQKARNRVGTPAKTLDQRTLAGQRRAQAMRPMPAVALELIKQARANGLKAKYVLFDSWFTSPKMFAALNDQKLIGIGMLKRTKKIYYRYRGRQYTVKTLYQYLRQSHRQPRADYLYSCVVQTATAKLPLRLVFVAKRHCANDYLVLATTKTNLTPAAIIQLYSRRWQIENYFKAAKQYLRLDQTQIQDYDGLCAHMAVTMMTYDLLAWQQRRQPGDPTIGDIFYQLDTLLPIIDLATAIGQLLGELTNLKVTKSPAKMTAQIKTLIDQFLNGLSIQTSALITLSMSNS from the coding sequence ATGGCTAGTATACCGCAAAATAAAATTGAAAAATCAAGTTTTAAAATAATTACCCAATTTTGTGCCTTGGCGCACCTACCAGCTTTGGTCCGCTTGCTCAATGATCACCGCCATTCTAACGTTTCACTAACTGCAATCTTGATTTGGTTACTCAAGGTTATTTTCCAGCGGCGGACACTTTACCGAGCAGAAGCACCAGGCATGTGTACCAAACGCACGGTCTACAATATCTTGAATGACGGTCGGATCAATTGGCAACGGCTTAGTTGTTTATTGGCACAACGGGTGATTACTGGCCTAGCACAGTGGCTCGACGCCCGCAAAAGTGGTGCGCTGATCATTGATGACACCCTGATCTCACGACTGAATGCGAAACAAACCGAGCTTTTAGCCAACACCTTCGATCATGATCGGCAACGCTACTTAAAAGGTTACCGTGGTTTGACCTTGGCTTGGAGTAACGGCCAGCTCGTGTTGCCAGTCACGACGGCAGTTTTGTCGTCACAGAAAGCACGTAATCGGGTGGGCACACCAGCTAAAACTTTAGATCAACGCACCTTAGCCGGACAACGGCGGGCCCAAGCGATGCGGCCAATGCCAGCGGTCGCACTAGAACTGATCAAGCAAGCGCGGGCAAATGGGCTCAAAGCTAAATATGTGCTATTCGATAGTTGGTTTACCTCGCCTAAAATGTTTGCGGCGTTAAACGACCAAAAGTTGATCGGTATTGGCATGCTTAAACGGACCAAGAAGATCTATTACCGCTATCGTGGCCGCCAATACACCGTCAAAACGCTCTATCAGTACTTACGTCAATCGCATCGTCAACCACGAGCCGACTATTTATATAGTTGCGTGGTTCAGACCGCTACCGCAAAGTTACCGTTACGCTTAGTTTTTGTCGCTAAACGCCATTGCGCCAACGACTACCTGGTGTTAGCGACCACAAAAACCAATCTGACCCCGGCAGCGATCATTCAACTTTATAGTCGCCGTTGGCAGATTGAGAACTATTTTAAGGCCGCCAAACAATATTTACGCCTTGATCAGACTCAGATCCAGGATTATGACGGGCTTTGTGCGCATATGGCTGTGACCATGATGACCTATGATCTGTTGGCTTGGCAACAGCGGCGCCAACCAGGCGACCCAACGATTGGCGATATTTTCTATCAATTGGATACCTTACTGCCGATCATTGATCTGGCGACTGCAATCGGCCAGTTACTAGGTGAGTTGACTAACCTAAAGGTGACTAAATCACCTGCAAAAATGACTGCGCAGATCAAGACACTGATTGACCAATTTTTAAATGGCTTATCGATTCAAACTTCGGCGCTGATCACGCTGAGCATGAGCAATAGTTGA
- a CDS encoding Cof-type HAD-IIB family hydrolase: protein MISLVGTDLDGTLFNEHSQVSVANRQAIQQMSAQGAKIAICSGRTLPTVDALLRDTLQVPGYRVCLNGAVVYDPNNQPLAAIPVANELLIAAFKIAQHWQVRLCICSLDQMLVFEPKELKPLATRDQPDGQNQQITSLTELEQALTQPNAKFYKFTINMTHHNVLGVRQAAKAIQQLPLHFVRSGRFFYEATAPGVDKSAGLAIVAAHANLEMADFMCFGDYENDLEMIRDVGYGVAMANAIPSVKQVAWRETADHDRDGVAQVLQQVVAQHLAI, encoded by the coding sequence ATGATCTCTTTAGTTGGTACTGATCTAGATGGCACCTTGTTTAATGAGCATAGTCAGGTATCGGTGGCTAATCGTCAGGCGATTCAGCAAATGAGCGCACAGGGGGCAAAAATTGCTATTTGTTCTGGGCGAACCTTGCCAACGGTGGATGCATTATTGCGCGATACGTTACAAGTACCAGGATATCGTGTTTGTTTAAATGGTGCTGTTGTGTATGATCCCAACAATCAACCGTTAGCGGCAATACCAGTAGCTAACGAGTTGTTGATCGCAGCCTTTAAAATTGCACAGCATTGGCAGGTTCGGTTATGCATTTGTAGTTTAGACCAGATGCTAGTATTTGAGCCAAAGGAACTAAAACCGCTGGCCACGCGTGATCAACCTGATGGCCAGAATCAGCAAATAACGAGTTTAACTGAGCTGGAACAGGCTTTAACGCAACCCAATGCTAAGTTCTACAAATTTACGATCAATATGACGCACCATAACGTCTTAGGTGTCAGGCAAGCGGCCAAGGCAATCCAACAATTACCGCTACACTTTGTTCGTTCGGGCCGCTTTTTTTATGAAGCGACCGCACCCGGTGTGGATAAGTCAGCTGGGTTAGCAATTGTTGCTGCTCACGCTAACCTTGAAATGGCCGACTTTATGTGTTTTGGTGATTATGAAAATGATCTAGAAATGATTCGCGATGTTGGTTACGGGGTTGCCATGGCCAACGCAATTCCTAGTGTTAAACAAGTTGCTTGGCGTGAAACTGCTGATCATGATCGGGATGGGGTTGCACAAGTTCTGCAGCAGGTAGTCGCACAGCATTTGGCAATTTAG
- a CDS encoding GntR family transcriptional regulator — MYHDIADDITKSINEGLFDKKLPTEVQLMARYNVSRNTIRKAIDLVYQKGLLRRVQGSGYFINDISLSEKTVINLSVGAGQPLHLADGKLVSKVITFDKINADVALANRMSIKNGSELYRVIRLRYLNNELYCLEQAYYVRAEVPFLSVESVNQSIFTFLRENYGISANNSEDYISLEKLTEEDAALLELPTGTPALTMNQLNFYGNNIIFNFSTTIYVYPGLNFYFHSANLTSN, encoded by the coding sequence GTGTACCACGATATTGCGGACGATATTACGAAATCAATTAATGAAGGTTTATTCGACAAAAAATTACCCACTGAAGTTCAGCTGATGGCGCGTTACAATGTTAGTCGCAACACAATTCGTAAAGCGATCGACTTAGTCTATCAAAAGGGATTACTACGCCGAGTACAGGGTAGCGGTTATTTTATTAACGACATCAGTTTATCGGAAAAAACTGTGATCAATTTATCGGTTGGTGCGGGACAACCCTTACACTTAGCCGACGGTAAATTAGTATCAAAGGTGATCACCTTTGATAAGATCAATGCTGACGTAGCCTTGGCCAATCGTATGAGCATCAAAAACGGCAGCGAGCTTTATCGTGTGATCCGACTGCGGTATTTGAATAACGAGCTTTACTGTTTGGAGCAAGCCTACTATGTACGTGCTGAAGTACCATTTTTGTCAGTTGAAAGCGTCAATCAATCTATTTTTACTTTCCTACGCGAAAATTATGGTATTAGCGCTAATAATAGTGAAGATTACATTTCCTTAGAAAAGCTGACGGAAGAAGATGCTGCCCTACTTGAATTACCAACGGGGACACCTGCTTTAACAATGAATCAGCTAAATTTTTATGGGAATAACATCATCTTCAACTTCTCAACAACAATTTATGTTTATCCTGGACTGAATTTCTACTTCCATTCAGCCAATTTAACTAGTAATTAG